The following are encoded in a window of Nibricoccus aquaticus genomic DNA:
- a CDS encoding UDP-N-acetylmuramoyl-tripeptide--D-alanyl-D-alanine ligase: MPSFAPAYLATWTGGQWTSKPALPLAGFTQDTRQLRAGQVFVALRTDKRDGHDFLATAMAAGASAALVSRPDSSLALPQLVVADPLRAFQVIAREHRRAFRGAVVGVTGSCGKTSTKNLLARLLGGEPLVLATEGNLNNHLGVPLTLTRLEQGGHESAVIEAGISAPGEMDVLAGMIEPDYGIVTLVAPAHTEELGGLPGVAREKAVLLQHVRPGGLSVFPKQCWDFHAFQDLPQQCIVLVPEGESSNAPRTVKLGVRVSPTSTEITLGGRRRFDFRRVSRGMAENAGLAIILASELGVTDDSIQRALDDWQPAKWRGEFRHDGQRLLYLDFYNANPASMIDALDSFASIVPADEPRLYVLGCMEELGIESASYHRELGNRLRLRPQDRAFVIGGHAVDVVAGVADSGFSTENIEIVHTLAPVAAQIAAFRGAIFMKGSRRYELEKALPSESGDSHGSGHGSTSSGGSSAGGSSGSGGAGPSAGTRSAFSMVSTAMPLSWQFPRATAARVSVRPGAFPFI, translated from the coding sequence ATGCCGTCATTCGCACCCGCCTATCTCGCCACCTGGACTGGAGGTCAGTGGACCTCGAAGCCTGCGCTGCCGCTTGCCGGTTTCACGCAGGACACGCGGCAGCTCCGCGCGGGCCAGGTGTTCGTGGCGCTGCGCACCGACAAGCGTGACGGGCATGATTTTCTAGCCACTGCGATGGCGGCCGGTGCGAGTGCGGCGCTCGTGAGCCGGCCCGACTCCTCGCTCGCATTGCCTCAGCTGGTGGTGGCCGATCCGCTGCGCGCCTTTCAAGTGATCGCGCGCGAACACCGCCGCGCGTTTCGCGGAGCGGTGGTTGGTGTCACGGGTAGTTGTGGAAAAACCTCCACCAAAAATCTTCTCGCGCGTTTGCTCGGCGGCGAACCGCTCGTTCTCGCGACGGAGGGAAATCTTAATAACCACCTCGGCGTGCCGCTCACGCTCACGCGACTGGAGCAGGGCGGCCATGAATCCGCCGTGATCGAAGCGGGAATCAGCGCGCCAGGCGAAATGGATGTGCTCGCGGGCATGATCGAACCGGACTACGGCATCGTGACGCTCGTCGCACCTGCGCATACAGAAGAGCTCGGCGGCCTGCCCGGAGTGGCTCGCGAAAAAGCGGTGCTCCTTCAACACGTGCGGCCAGGCGGCTTGAGCGTGTTTCCCAAACAGTGCTGGGACTTCCACGCGTTTCAGGATTTGCCGCAGCAGTGCATCGTACTCGTGCCCGAGGGCGAATCGTCCAACGCGCCACGCACCGTGAAGCTGGGCGTCCGCGTGTCGCCCACCAGCACGGAAATCACTCTCGGCGGACGCCGTCGTTTCGACTTTCGCCGGGTCAGCCGTGGCATGGCGGAAAATGCCGGCCTCGCGATCATTCTCGCCTCGGAACTCGGGGTCACCGACGACTCGATCCAGCGTGCTCTGGATGACTGGCAGCCTGCAAAATGGCGCGGCGAATTTCGCCACGATGGCCAGCGGTTGCTGTATCTGGATTTCTACAACGCCAATCCCGCATCGATGATCGATGCGCTCGATTCCTTCGCGTCCATCGTCCCCGCCGACGAGCCGCGTCTCTACGTGCTCGGCTGCATGGAGGAGCTCGGCATCGAGTCGGCGAGTTATCATCGCGAGCTGGGCAACCGTCTCCGTCTGCGTCCGCAGGATCGCGCGTTCGTCATCGGCGGGCACGCGGTGGATGTGGTCGCGGGCGTGGCCGACTCGGGCTTTTCCACAGAAAACATCGAGATCGTACACACGCTCGCTCCAGTTGCCGCTCAGATCGCGGCATTTCGCGGCGCTATTTTCATGAAGGGCAGCCGTCGCTACGAACTCGAGAAGGCGCTTCCCTCCGAGTCGGGTGACTCGCACGGCTCCGGCCATGGCAGCACGTCAAGTGGCGGCTCTTCCGCTGGTGGTTCGAGCGGCTCTGGCGGCGCGGGTCCGTCGGCGGGCACGCGCTCCGCGTTCAGCATGGTTTCCACCGCCATGCCGCTCAGCTGGCAATTTCCCCGCGCCACAGCGGCGCGTGTATCGGTACGCCCCGGCGCGTTTCCGTTTATCTGA
- the mraY gene encoding phospho-N-acetylmuramoyl-pentapeptide-transferase codes for MLSYLADYEEYFGPLRVLRYQTLRVLLAAGTATMIGFILGPWLIHRLKVLKFGQHYDDDRTGELAQKFDKKNTPTMGGLLIFGSVFLSTFLWARPNVWIIVAMFVYAALTAVGYRDDYLKVVHKNRDGISSREKMMWQTLITVVALMVLLWHPMSSVKIRELWVPFLKDPVWIFAGGFGVVALFVLIFFWIVGFSNAINLTDGLDGLAVGCTITVALVYGIMAYAAGNFLISDYLLISHVPGTGELAIVCGALVGAGLAFLWYNSHPAEVFMGDTGSLALGGLIGVIAFMVQQPFTLVIVGGVFVAEAVSVIIQVGYFKYTKRKLGEGKRFFRMAPIHHHFQKLGWPETKVVARFWVISLICALAGLGTLKLR; via the coding sequence ATGCTCAGCTATCTCGCCGATTACGAAGAATACTTTGGTCCGCTGCGTGTGCTGCGGTACCAGACGCTGCGCGTCCTGCTTGCGGCGGGCACGGCGACGATGATCGGTTTCATCCTTGGCCCCTGGCTCATCCACCGGCTCAAGGTCCTAAAATTTGGCCAGCACTATGACGACGATCGCACCGGCGAACTCGCGCAGAAGTTCGATAAAAAGAACACGCCCACGATGGGCGGCCTGCTCATCTTCGGCTCCGTTTTCCTGAGCACGTTTCTCTGGGCGCGCCCCAATGTCTGGATTATCGTCGCGATGTTCGTGTACGCCGCCCTGACCGCGGTCGGCTACCGCGATGACTACCTCAAGGTGGTACATAAAAACCGCGACGGCATCTCCTCGCGCGAGAAGATGATGTGGCAGACGTTGATCACGGTCGTCGCACTCATGGTGCTCCTCTGGCATCCGATGAGCAGCGTGAAAATTCGCGAGCTCTGGGTGCCGTTCTTGAAAGATCCTGTGTGGATTTTCGCGGGCGGCTTCGGCGTCGTCGCTCTCTTCGTGCTGATCTTTTTCTGGATCGTCGGTTTCAGCAACGCGATCAACCTCACCGACGGTCTCGACGGTCTCGCCGTCGGTTGCACGATCACCGTCGCGCTCGTGTACGGCATCATGGCGTACGCGGCGGGCAACTTCCTCATTTCCGACTACCTGCTCATCAGCCACGTCCCCGGCACCGGCGAACTCGCGATCGTGTGCGGCGCTCTCGTCGGCGCGGGCCTCGCGTTTCTCTGGTACAACTCGCACCCGGCCGAAGTCTTCATGGGCGACACCGGTTCGCTCGCGCTCGGCGGCTTGATCGGCGTGATCGCGTTCATGGTGCAGCAGCCGTTCACGCTCGTGATCGTCGGCGGCGTGTTTGTTGCCGAGGCGGTTTCGGTGATCATCCAGGTCGGCTATTTCAAATACACCAAACGCAAGCTGGGGGAGGGGAAACGCTTCTTCCGCATGGCGCCGATCCATCACCATTTCCAAAAACTCGGCTGGCCCGAAACCAAGGTCGTCGCCCGCTTCTGGGTTATCTCGCTCATCTGCGCGCTCGCCGGACTCGGCACGTTGAAACTGCGCTAA
- a CDS encoding FtsW/RodA/SpoVE family cell cycle protein, which produces MSTATATTASPLPGTARGHFTLSPAAVIVTCAVALTFLGLTILFSASASFKQGPFYYLNKQLLGVAMAGALAWIVTRLDLEHMRRYVWIVGIAAVVALVAVIIPGLGISVKGSSRWLGFGPVRLQVSELAKLAMVFCLAHYLAVNQTKIGDLKRGYFIPLAMIGGFAGLIILEPDFGTAALTLCIGLVLLFLAGARWRYILPTVGLAVAAFSVLVIHNPNRLRRFVAFLDVEGNKQSGTYQLYQSLAAFAVGGVDGAGLGQGRQQLNFLPEAHTDFIFAVVGEELGMIFTLGVVGLFMAIFVAGLVHLRRAPNMFQFLLVTGCILLMTLQAIINLGVVTGIFPTKGMSLPFISAGLSNLLLMGLLIGVIVNTQRSWPRSTLSRKRRAMQEVTGT; this is translated from the coding sequence ATGAGCACCGCCACCGCCACGACCGCTTCGCCTCTGCCCGGCACCGCGCGCGGACACTTCACGCTCAGCCCTGCGGCGGTGATCGTGACCTGCGCGGTGGCGCTCACGTTTCTCGGACTCACGATCCTCTTCAGCGCCAGCGCCTCCTTCAAACAGGGCCCGTTCTATTACCTCAACAAGCAGCTCCTTGGCGTCGCGATGGCCGGCGCCCTCGCCTGGATCGTCACCCGCCTCGATCTGGAGCACATGCGCCGCTACGTCTGGATCGTCGGCATCGCGGCGGTGGTCGCCCTCGTGGCGGTCATCATTCCCGGCCTCGGAATTTCCGTTAAAGGCAGCAGCCGCTGGCTTGGCTTCGGCCCCGTGCGCCTGCAGGTCTCCGAACTGGCGAAACTCGCGATGGTCTTCTGCCTCGCGCACTACCTCGCCGTTAACCAGACGAAGATCGGCGATCTGAAACGCGGCTACTTTATCCCGCTCGCCATGATCGGCGGCTTCGCGGGCCTCATCATCCTCGAACCCGATTTCGGGACCGCTGCGCTCACGCTGTGCATCGGCCTCGTGCTCCTGTTCCTCGCCGGGGCGCGCTGGCGCTACATTTTACCCACGGTCGGCCTCGCCGTCGCGGCCTTCAGCGTACTCGTCATTCACAACCCAAACCGCCTGCGCCGCTTCGTCGCCTTCCTCGACGTTGAGGGCAACAAGCAGTCTGGCACGTATCAACTTTATCAATCGCTCGCCGCCTTCGCGGTCGGCGGTGTGGACGGCGCCGGTCTCGGGCAAGGCCGGCAGCAACTCAACTTCCTGCCCGAGGCCCACACCGATTTCATCTTCGCCGTTGTCGGCGAAGAACTCGGCATGATCTTCACTCTCGGTGTCGTCGGCCTCTTCATGGCGATCTTCGTCGCCGGGCTGGTTCATCTGCGCCGCGCGCCCAACATGTTTCAGTTCCTGCTCGTGACCGGCTGCATCCTGCTGATGACACTCCAGGCGATCATCAACCTCGGCGTCGTCACCGGCATCTTCCCCACCAAAGGCATGTCGCTCCCCTTCATCAGCGCCGGCCTCTCCAATCTCCTGCTGATGGGCCTGCTCATCGGCGTCATCGTCAACACGCAGCGCTCGTGGCCGCGCTCCACGCTCTCACGCAAGCGCCGCGCCATGCAGGAGGTGACGGGGACGTGA
- the murD gene encoding UDP-N-acetylmuramoyl-L-alanine--D-glutamate ligase, translating to MPFLVPDFIKPLLAEPVAVFGGGVSGQAVLDLLKRLGATGILFDEKQPGARGTFTAAEAAVHRLVVFSPGFRVDHPWLETALKAGSTCLGETDFAALFWRGTVLAITGTNGKTTLTEFLTHALRSMKRDARATGNVGFPFSALVAETEGGVFDDVAVCEVSSFQSETFVHFRADAALWTNFAEDHLERHAGMRAYFEAKWRLFDRTVGGVMFAGSSVQHYAAQYDRVLPPETCVATADQPADVLLRGTVFEFYPQRENFLLAAAWWHRAGLPETALYAAAQSFQLGRHRLTRVAEHEGVTYWNDSKATNFHAVEGALASFPVPVFLIAGGKSKGGDLGSFVRRIAPRVKHVYLIGETKGTLAGACIAHDVPHTLCATLAYAVQLASETAVSGDHVLLSPGFASFDMFRNYEQRGEQFEQFVNNLGATAVSP from the coding sequence ATGCCTTTCCTCGTCCCAGATTTCATCAAGCCCCTCCTCGCTGAGCCTGTCGCCGTTTTCGGCGGCGGTGTCAGCGGCCAGGCGGTGCTCGATCTTCTGAAACGCCTTGGCGCGACGGGCATTCTCTTCGACGAGAAACAACCCGGCGCACGCGGCACGTTCACCGCCGCCGAAGCCGCCGTGCATCGCCTGGTCGTGTTCAGTCCGGGATTCCGCGTGGATCATCCCTGGCTCGAAACCGCGCTCAAGGCCGGCTCGACCTGTCTCGGTGAAACCGATTTCGCCGCGCTCTTCTGGCGTGGCACCGTGCTCGCGATCACCGGCACCAACGGCAAAACCACGCTCACCGAGTTTCTCACGCACGCTCTCCGCAGCATGAAGCGCGATGCGCGTGCCACCGGCAATGTCGGCTTCCCGTTTTCCGCGCTCGTCGCCGAGACCGAGGGTGGTGTGTTCGACGACGTAGCGGTCTGCGAAGTCAGTTCGTTTCAGTCCGAGACCTTCGTTCATTTCCGCGCCGACGCCGCGCTCTGGACCAACTTCGCTGAGGATCATCTCGAACGGCATGCCGGGATGCGCGCGTACTTCGAAGCGAAGTGGCGGCTCTTCGATCGCACCGTCGGCGGTGTGATGTTTGCCGGTTCGTCCGTGCAACACTACGCCGCTCAGTACGACCGCGTGCTGCCGCCCGAGACCTGCGTCGCCACCGCCGACCAGCCCGCCGATGTGCTCCTGCGCGGCACCGTGTTTGAGTTTTATCCCCAGCGCGAAAATTTCCTCCTCGCCGCCGCCTGGTGGCATCGCGCCGGATTGCCTGAGACCGCGCTCTACGCGGCCGCGCAGAGTTTTCAGCTCGGCCGTCACCGCCTCACGCGCGTCGCCGAGCACGAAGGCGTTACTTACTGGAACGACTCGAAAGCCACCAACTTCCACGCCGTCGAAGGCGCGCTCGCGAGCTTCCCCGTCCCGGTCTTCCTGATCGCCGGCGGTAAATCCAAGGGCGGCGACCTCGGCTCCTTCGTCCGCCGCATCGCTCCGCGCGTAAAACACGTTTACCTCATCGGCGAAACCAAGGGCACCCTCGCCGGTGCCTGCATCGCCCATGATGTGCCACACACGCTCTGCGCCACTCTCGCCTACGCCGTGCAACTCGCTTCCGAAACGGCGGTCAGCGGCGATCACGTGCTGCTCAGCCCCGGCTTCGCCAGCTTCGACATGTTTCGCAACTACGAGCAACGTGGAGAACAGTTCGAGCAGTTTGTGAATAACTTGGGGGCAACCGCCGTTTCTCCCTGA
- a CDS encoding UDP-N-acetylglucosamine--N-acetylmuramyl-(pentapeptide) pyrophosphoryl-undecaprenol N-acetylglucosamine transferase has product MAALHALTQAPRHAGGDGDVSGKRFLIACGGTGGHLSPGIALAEGLVACGHRVTLLISHKKVDARLVEKYPHFTFLRIPGAPFSWKPVGLARFLWQQLKGLAFGLILVRRERPHAVVGFGGFTTASIILAGFLHRVPVALHEANHVPGRAIRRLSKLARRVYLPPGVALPGLKEGKLLSLGLPVRREIVREAAASARTALDLDPKQPVLVILGGSQGATALNDWARANAAAFAADGVQTYCVTGLGKNQGEVTEYLRRDGGTAKVIFSPFCDRMGTLMSAADLVVSRAGAGTLAELARCGTPSVLIPFPHAADNHQEANARYFMEQGGGITLAQSCMDELAPAVRELIANETELRKFRDALQRLDQANALGVMIADIEQLTGGTSAAPKTASSSAPLHASAGGSTS; this is encoded by the coding sequence GTGGCCGCGCTCCACGCTCTCACGCAAGCGCCGCGCCATGCAGGAGGTGACGGGGACGTGAGCGGCAAACGCTTCCTCATCGCCTGCGGCGGCACAGGTGGACACCTCTCGCCGGGCATCGCCCTCGCCGAGGGCCTCGTCGCCTGCGGACACCGCGTCACGCTGCTCATCAGTCACAAGAAAGTGGATGCGCGGCTCGTCGAAAAATACCCGCACTTCACCTTCCTGCGCATCCCCGGCGCGCCGTTCTCCTGGAAGCCCGTCGGACTCGCCCGCTTCCTCTGGCAGCAACTCAAAGGCCTGGCCTTCGGTCTCATCCTCGTCCGCCGCGAACGTCCGCACGCGGTCGTCGGCTTCGGCGGTTTCACCACCGCGAGCATCATCCTTGCAGGCTTTCTTCATCGCGTACCGGTCGCCTTGCACGAGGCCAACCACGTCCCCGGCCGGGCCATCCGCCGCCTGAGCAAACTCGCCCGCCGCGTGTATCTGCCGCCTGGAGTCGCCCTCCCCGGACTCAAAGAAGGCAAACTCCTCTCCCTCGGCCTGCCCGTGCGCCGCGAGATCGTGCGCGAAGCTGCGGCATCCGCGCGCACCGCGCTCGACCTCGATCCGAAGCAACCCGTCCTCGTCATTCTCGGCGGCAGTCAGGGCGCGACCGCGCTCAACGACTGGGCCCGCGCCAACGCCGCCGCCTTCGCCGCCGATGGCGTGCAGACTTACTGCGTCACCGGCCTCGGCAAAAACCAGGGCGAAGTCACCGAGTATCTGCGCCGCGACGGCGGCACCGCCAAAGTCATTTTCTCTCCCTTCTGCGATCGCATGGGCACATTGATGTCCGCCGCCGATCTTGTCGTCTCGCGCGCCGGCGCGGGTACGCTCGCCGAACTCGCCCGCTGCGGCACGCCATCCGTGTTGATCCCGTTCCCGCATGCGGCCGATAATCATCAAGAAGCCAACGCGCGTTACTTTATGGAGCAGGGCGGCGGGATCACCCTCGCGCAGTCGTGCATGGACGAACTCGCCCCCGCCGTGCGCGAACTCATCGCCAACGAAACCGAGCTCCGCAAATTCCGCGACGCGCTCCAACGCCTCGACCAAGCCAACGCCCTCGGCGTCATGATCGCCGACATCGAGCAACTCACCGGCGGCACTTCCGCCGCGCCAAAAACAGCTTCGTCCTCCGCACCGCTCCACGCCTCCGCCGGAGGTAGCACCTCATGA
- a CDS encoding LysM peptidoglycan-binding domain-containing protein codes for MKILKIFGIVVAVHAAAFMFVFAIPGCRSTTRRAPSPSETASSNDEGKVYYPGMTGYSTTTPPSADTSSPVSNADLNPALSSAPLDFGTSPVSAPEASAVRFNPTRPNTATASALQTAPVTDVQQVTTYTIAPRDSLWTVARKHGITTAELAAANNLKTDAILPVGKKLVIPTKAPAPTSADGSGIGGDTMTYTVKSGDSLGAIARRSGTTVGAIKTLNKLKADTLTVGQKLTLPASSDTAAALAATPAASPVGKPSANDIEHVVQPNESLGAIARRYGVTQRAIGAANHIADPGKIRVGQKLIIPGASRSAVTPSPAQPAPQPAVEAPAYQAPAPATPASPVSSPDSSPISAPADQPPVVPVEGASPISSSP; via the coding sequence ATGAAAATCCTCAAAATTTTCGGCATCGTTGTCGCCGTACACGCCGCCGCATTCATGTTCGTCTTCGCCATTCCTGGCTGCCGTTCTACCACCCGCCGCGCACCGTCTCCCTCGGAAACGGCCAGCTCAAACGACGAGGGTAAAGTCTATTACCCGGGCATGACCGGCTACTCGACCACCACACCGCCGAGCGCAGACACTTCGTCTCCAGTGAGTAACGCCGATCTCAATCCGGCCCTCTCGTCCGCTCCACTCGATTTCGGCACTTCGCCCGTGTCGGCTCCCGAAGCCAGCGCCGTGCGTTTCAACCCCACGCGCCCCAACACCGCCACGGCCTCCGCGCTGCAAACTGCACCCGTCACCGACGTGCAGCAGGTAACCACTTACACCATCGCACCTCGCGACAGCTTGTGGACCGTCGCTCGTAAACACGGCATCACCACCGCCGAACTCGCGGCGGCGAATAACCTCAAGACCGACGCCATTCTGCCTGTCGGAAAGAAGCTCGTCATCCCCACCAAAGCTCCAGCACCCACCTCAGCCGACGGCTCCGGCATCGGCGGCGATACGATGACCTATACCGTAAAATCCGGTGATAGCCTCGGCGCGATCGCCCGCCGTTCCGGCACCACGGTCGGCGCCATCAAGACGCTCAACAAACTCAAAGCCGACACCCTCACCGTCGGCCAGAAACTCACGCTCCCCGCCAGCTCCGACACCGCCGCCGCTCTCGCCGCCACGCCCGCAGCCAGCCCCGTCGGCAAGCCCAGCGCCAACGACATCGAGCACGTCGTTCAACCCAACGAAAGCCTCGGCGCCATCGCCCGTCGCTACGGCGTTACCCAGCGCGCCATCGGCGCCGCCAATCACATCGCCGACCCGGGTAAGATCCGCGTCGGCCAGAAATTGATCATCCCCGGCGCCTCGCGCAGCGCGGTGACTCCATCGCCCGCGCAGCCCGCTCCGCAGCCCGCCGTCGAAGCGCCCGCGTACCAGGCTCCCGCTCCCGCCACGCCGGCTTCCCCCGTGAGCTCGCCCGACTCCAGCCCGATCTCCGCTCCGGCCGACCAGCCCCCCGTGGTCCCCGTCGAAGGCGCTTCGCCGATCTCCTCGAGCCCTTGA
- the murB gene encoding UDP-N-acetylmuramate dehydrogenase: MRTPPLPTLFSREVKSIHCVGVAGMGVGPLAIYLAQLGFTISGEDDAMIETMRVHLERAGVVLTVAGGVPANCDLVVCSSAISPAHPASVAAVSRKLPIVRRGELLAEVVRDKKLVAICGSHGKTTTTAMLITALRRANFPAGYVLGGLFNDDAVSPARAGSNDWIVAEIDESDGTIDRFSPTLTVTVNLDWDHPDYYRQQADLEATFAELFERTQQAVLVSDACALSARVASQQRGTAPVHTFGRTGDYRGQSESETDEKQTLALNHLFPKSHAAVRALGEFNAANATAALAAAHLMGAPLSPAMLADYPGVRRRQSVLHSADGLTVIEDYAHHPSEIRALLTSLRRRLTKTGRLIAVFQPHRYSRTAQFKSEFAAALALADRVHLLDVYAAGEALISGGTTADLYADLRKNAPSLPAVYYPGEAAALLNRLAREVTAGDLIAFVGAGDIDQRAREWVALMIEKQKAAAGWDELVATLRSKVSPATKVKREESLAEKTTMRVGGAARIYIEPASADDLRQILLEARSRSVAIHILGRGSNLLIPDSGVEGVVISFNHANWQLFEPRPDGRVWVAAGLRLKNLCGLATKAGLVGFEFLEGIPGNVGGALRMNAGAMGGWMFDVVEEVRLMTYTGEERVMKKSEMHVDYRHCAELHDAIALGALLKPAAQSAADDIARQIDTYRDKRQKSQPREPSAGCIFKNPPGTSAGKLIDESGLKGERVGDAEVSPVHANFIVNRGHATSADVIELVRRVRARVEQAKGVKLEPEVLLYGQEWKDVL; encoded by the coding sequence ATGAGAACCCCGCCGCTTCCCACGCTGTTCTCCCGCGAGGTGAAATCCATCCACTGCGTTGGCGTCGCCGGCATGGGCGTGGGCCCGCTCGCGATCTACCTCGCGCAGCTCGGCTTCACCATCAGTGGCGAAGACGATGCGATGATCGAGACGATGCGTGTTCATCTCGAACGCGCGGGCGTTGTGCTCACCGTCGCTGGCGGCGTGCCCGCGAACTGCGATCTCGTCGTCTGCTCATCGGCGATTTCACCCGCGCATCCAGCATCCGTTGCCGCTGTCTCCCGCAAACTCCCCATTGTCCGTCGCGGCGAACTCCTCGCCGAAGTCGTTCGTGATAAAAAACTCGTCGCCATCTGTGGCTCTCACGGAAAAACCACGACGACCGCGATGCTCATCACCGCGCTGCGCCGTGCGAATTTTCCCGCCGGTTACGTGCTCGGCGGACTCTTCAACGACGACGCCGTTTCGCCCGCCCGCGCCGGCTCCAACGACTGGATCGTCGCCGAGATCGACGAGAGCGACGGCACCATCGATCGCTTCTCACCCACGCTCACCGTCACGGTGAATCTCGACTGGGATCATCCCGATTACTACCGCCAGCAGGCCGACCTCGAGGCGACCTTTGCCGAGCTGTTCGAGCGCACGCAACAAGCCGTGCTCGTGAGCGATGCCTGCGCGCTCTCGGCGCGCGTCGCGTCACAACAACGCGGCACAGCGCCCGTCCACACCTTTGGTCGCACCGGCGATTATCGCGGACAGAGCGAAAGCGAGACCGACGAAAAACAGACGCTCGCGCTCAACCATCTTTTCCCGAAATCGCACGCTGCCGTGCGTGCGCTCGGAGAATTTAACGCCGCCAACGCCACCGCCGCGCTGGCCGCCGCGCATCTCATGGGGGCGCCACTTTCGCCCGCCATGCTTGCTGACTACCCGGGAGTGCGGCGCCGCCAGTCGGTGCTGCACTCCGCGGACGGCCTCACGGTCATCGAGGATTACGCACATCACCCGTCCGAAATTCGCGCGCTCCTCACGAGCCTGCGCCGCCGCCTCACGAAAACCGGCCGCCTTATCGCGGTGTTTCAACCGCATCGCTACAGCCGCACCGCGCAGTTCAAATCCGAGTTCGCCGCCGCGCTCGCACTCGCAGATCGCGTCCACCTGCTCGATGTCTATGCGGCGGGCGAGGCGCTCATCTCCGGTGGCACGACCGCCGATCTCTACGCCGACCTGCGCAAAAACGCCCCCTCGCTTCCCGCCGTCTATTATCCCGGTGAAGCCGCTGCGTTGCTCAATCGCCTCGCGCGCGAAGTCACTGCGGGCGATCTCATCGCGTTCGTCGGCGCGGGCGACATCGACCAACGCGCCCGCGAGTGGGTCGCCCTCATGATCGAAAAACAAAAAGCCGCCGCTGGTTGGGACGAGTTGGTCGCCACGCTCCGCTCGAAAGTTTCCCCCGCGACTAAAGTGAAACGCGAAGAGTCGCTCGCCGAGAAAACCACCATGCGCGTCGGTGGCGCCGCCCGTATTTATATCGAGCCCGCCTCCGCCGACGATCTCCGCCAAATCCTCCTCGAAGCGCGTTCCCGCTCGGTGGCGATCCACATCCTCGGCCGCGGCTCCAATCTCCTGATACCCGACAGCGGAGTCGAGGGCGTGGTCATTTCCTTCAATCACGCGAACTGGCAGCTCTTCGAGCCGCGGCCCGATGGGCGCGTCTGGGTCGCCGCCGGACTGCGTTTGAAAAATCTCTGCGGTCTCGCGACCAAAGCCGGTCTCGTCGGCTTCGAATTTCTCGAAGGCATTCCCGGCAATGTCGGCGGAGCGCTTCGCATGAATGCCGGCGCGATGGGCGGCTGGATGTTCGATGTCGTCGAGGAAGTCCGCCTCATGACTTACACGGGCGAAGAACGCGTCATGAAGAAGTCCGAGATGCACGTGGACTACCGCCACTGCGCTGAACTCCACGACGCGATTGCCCTCGGTGCGCTTCTAAAACCCGCCGCGCAATCCGCCGCCGACGACATCGCCCGGCAGATCGATACCTACCGCGACAAACGTCAGAAATCCCAACCGCGCGAACCGAGCGCGGGCTGCATTTTCAAGAATCCCCCCGGCACTTCCGCCGGAAAACTCATCGATGAATCCGGCCTCAAGGGCGAGCGGGTGGGGGACGCCGAGGTCTCGCCCGTCCACGCCAACTTCATCGTGAACCGCGGCCACGCGACCAGCGCCGACGTGATCGAACTCGTCCGCCGCGTCCGCGCACGCGTTGAACAAGCCAAAGGCGTGAAGCTCGAACCCGAAGTGCTGCTCTACGGTCAGGAGTGGAAGGACGTTTTATGA